The genomic window TTTTCACCGTAATAAATGAAtccaaaattagtttttttttcccTCTGAATATATACTTATTGTAAATAAATGTCAACATATCATCACCagtactttaatttagttttttaccGAAGCTCCCATAGAACAAAAGCCTCTTAACATTTAAGGTGGATTAAAAGAAAGACAAGCCAATAACCATATCAATATATAGCATTTTATGCCAGCCCCATATCCACACCTAACAACAACGCAATAGTTAGATGACAAGAAATAAAACCCCCAAAATGAGTACCATTTAAGTTTCTCATTAACACTGCATATGTTGCAACACTAAAAATATGTTGCAACACTAAAAACGAACCACCACATACACAATAATTTAACTGGAAAATATTATTCTGATTTTGGAGTgagttttcttgttctcttttcttCAGTGTCTGTTCTCCACCACTGTTATAGAATTGACAATAAATTAATCGTGGTGATTGCAGATACTGTAGCTAAGCATTGTGGTTGTTATAGTATAATGTTTTTCTTGTAATTTGAATTGGAATATATACTGCAACCTATTATAGCATGTTTGAAGGTATGATACAATTATATTGCAAGCAAATTATGTAAATTTCTATCACACTTAATTTCAGTCTGATAACAATTATCAGCAATATTGCAACTACAATAATTATAACTGTAGACcataatttaaaattaacttAGCTATAATGTGAAAATTAAACTGTTCGAGAAAAAACAGCAATATCATCAAATAATATAAGTAAAAGCTTAGTTTACATAATGAGGCAACTTACTAATAATCTTTGGAGCCATTTGCCAATATAGAAAGCAAAACAATATACAAAAAATCTTCGGAGCCATTTGATAATATCCGAATCCCAACAATATGCATCCACTCTTTCTCCAATTCTCTAAGACAACAATATAAATTTTTCATTATCCAACTGTCGTAAATATACACATTTAATAGATTTTTATTATGATACAATAATTAACCACACAAACAAACGATGTCAACTATAGGACTGCATTATAAAATTAAACTGATACTCTTAATTGGtcttaaaaaatttttagtcATCTATAATATTCTCTGTGATTTATATTTATTGTTAAAGTGAAAATACTCCCAATACAATAAAAAATGTTAATATGTTCATTTATATATAATTAGACAAGAGTATGGAGAACTTTAATATCATACAACATTAAAATTAAATCCTTTAActtattttgatattaaaaaggATGAATATTACAAAGTGCCACACTTTTGAAAGATATATTTATAAAAGTGAAGCAGAGAAGCTTGGTCAACCTTTACAGAGTAAGAAACTATGAAGAACTATTTAAGAAAAGGAAAGTACGTGAAAGTTGTGCTGAAAAAAatgaggaaaaaaataaaaagaaaataacgaGATATTAATGAAGGGATTATCGATGGCTTGGTATGCAAGGCAAGCATGAAAAACAGAACAAGAAGGAATGTGATCTCTAAATATTGGAGCTTTGAGTATTGTATCAAATTGTTCACTAATGGATCCACACCCTTTTATCACTACTTCCTCTTTATCCACTGTTTGAGCAGCGAACTCAAACATAAGGAAAGGATTGCAAGTGGTTTCCCTCTTTGTCTCTTTGATTGCTTCCATTATCTTGTTGGAATATTCTCCCCATCATCCAATACTATCATATGATCTGACACCATTTTGAATACAACCATCATGTGTGGTCTATTGTGAGAAGTTGTTATCCATTCTCATTTGTTGCAACCCTTTTCCATGTTGCATTCACATCCAAATATCATATGCTTATTCCAATGGTTGCTATATTGGTATTGTGAACAGTAGCATGCAGACAACAAGGCAAGAAGAAAGCTTCTGATTTGGAGGAACTTCAACAATGATCGAAGCTTCTGTAGAGTAGTAGTGAGGAACCAATTATTAAGTATGCTCTCTTTACTAGGTAAATGGTAGAAGGAGatattatcatttttttcttcatTATTCGGATATCCATCATTATTTGCAATAATTTCTATGCTAGATTTCAAGTCTCTCAAAATGATTTCATATGCATGATCATCCAACTTTGGGAAGTTATGGAAACTAATGAATGCCTTGTCTTTTCTGGGTGGTTTACTGATTAAACTTGAGACTGTCTCCACAGATTTGCAGTTGTTTACACAAAAGAACATGATAGACGGGGGAAGTGGAGTAGGTATGTATTAAAGCATTTTACAGATTAAAAGAGTTATGAGCTTCTGAAGATTCCCAATGCTTTCTTGCAAACTTGTAATGACATCACAATTCTGTAATGATAATATTTGTAATAATGGTAAGACATGAATGTTGTCTGAAAGTTTAGAGAACTTTACATTACAATAAAGTTAATTCCTTGGCAGACAAGAAGGCAGGGGTGTATATGTCGTGTTCATGTTTTGGCTCCTTGAGTACCATTGTGTTGGCAAAGTTTTGAGGAATCTTCTCAAGAGAGTAAATGATGTTAAAACCGAATCATTCAAGACTTTTGAGATGCATAATGGTTACCACACCTACGTCGCAAACAAGTTAAGTATTGTATTGAAATAATGACATCCTGAATGATATAACATTTATTTATACGGTCTCCCTTCATGACTCAATTATCATCAAAACCCGTCTTCTAATAATAGATAATATCTTATTATGAATATAAAACAAAGCATGAAAGTGGCAAAAACAATATGCAAATTAAACTGCACTGCCAAATTGACAGGGAAAATTGAACAACGATAAAATGAGCAAAAATAAGTAATGATGTGTTCTCAGAGAAAGTGTGCTATAAAGTGACCAAATAGACCACTATTATAACAATAATGAACTAAAGGAAGTACAACTGTTCCCCACAGAAGCTTTCGTGTTGGATGGAGTTGTCATATGATATGTTCTTCTCTGTAAAAGGCAGAAAAAATAAGTTAAAAGAAAGAAACACATATATATGAGTTGAGCCAGCATCCACTGCTatactttctttaatttcttttctcttctttatttttttgataaTCACAAACCAACtcaattaaagagaaaaaaggaaCAAGTACacaagaaaaaaaggaaagatattgcATAACACTTAGTCTGCAAAAGAAATGAGAGTTACTGTACCTTAATTTAACAGAAAGATATTATTCTGTTTTGGAGTGATATTTCTCTATATCTCTTCCTCGGTATTTGCTTTATAACACTGTTATAAAATcgataacataaaaattaattgTGGTGATTTTAGATATTATAGCTTTTACAATAACACGCATTGTGGTTTATGTcgtataattttctttttcttgcaatttgaatttgaatatattTGAAGCCTATTGCAACTCTATTTATAATATTTTGAAGTTATGATACATATACCATTACATACAGTAACATAGCACGGTTTCAATATGATAATCACCAAATTAACAATAACATTCGGTTTTGTTAGAAAACTAACTTTCTACCAGCTAATAATCAatcaataaagtaaaaaaaaaaaaaggtaaaaaagaaataaaaaaaaaaactaaaatattgatTGATTGTTGCGACTACAATTATAATGATAATAGCAGAAACAAACTCAATTATAATATGAATAGTAAGCTGCTCAAGAAAGTAATTTCATCAAGTATAATCAAAAGCTTAGCTAACATAATTGGGCAACTTACCAGTAATCTTTGAAACCACGACGTAAATCCACTCTTTCTCTGATTCTCTGTTCTCTGACTCTGCGACAAGAATATAATTTCTCATGATGCCCCACATTTGATACATTATTACTACGACACCATAATTAACCATACAAACAAGGACGATATAAACAACATACTATGGTATAAAATTGACAACACATCATGAACAAAAACATCAATATGCGAAAatgttttatttcaaatttttgtCTATTCATAAATAGTATAATTTTTGCAAAGTGATGTATTAGTTTGGTAGCTTTGACGTTTTTGAGGTCTAAAGATTTTTTTGTTAGTAATAAATCATTATTATCATTTGTGTGATTTAAATTTGTTGAGAAAGTGAAACACTTGATGTGCAACAACAAATGTTAAGATGTCCATTTATAATAAGTAAAGAGCATAGTAAACCTTGATTTTTTTACAAGATATATATGATATATCTATAAAATTGAAGCAAAGAAGCTTTGTGtaagagaaacaataaaaaattatagcTAGGTTGTacagaagaaataaaaagaaaattcaagCAAGTAGATAATTCACCAACTCTGTGTTTTCGTTTACTACcattatatatataccaaaatcaaTTTTGAACGATTTAATTTTTGTTGTGGATCTCTAGACTAAACAATAATAATTGAGAATACAACAATAATGTGTGAAAACTACTGACATTAGTATTAGAATTTAGAAGCATTACCTCGACGTCATGAGTGGCATCTGGACTAATCTCTCCTTGATGATTGACATGGACATGCATCCAACGGATCCCACACCCCTTTATTACTACTTCCTCATTATTATCTCGTGTTTGAGCAAAGAACTTAAATTGAAGGAAAGGATTACAAGTGGtgcctttctttctctctttgatTGCTTCCGTTATCTTGTTGCAACCCTCTCCATCATACCATACTACCTTATGATCTGATACCATTTCGAATGGAATCTTATTGACGGGATAAAAACCAGTCAAGAGTGTTCTAGTGGCAGAAGTTGCGATCCATTCCCACTTGTTGCAACCCTTTCCCAAATAGCATTCCCATCCAAATATCACTTCTTTCTCGGAAAGGTTGCAATATTGGTATTGAGAAATCAAGATGCAGCCAACAAGACAAGAAGAAATCTTGTGATCTGGAGCAACTTCAACAATGATCGAAGCTTCTCTCGAGTAGTAGTCAGGGAACCACTCATTAATTATGCTCTCTTTTCTTGGTAAATAGTAGAAGAATCTATGCGGATATCCATCATTATTTGCCACAGGTTCTATCCTGGATTTCAAGTCTTTCAAAACTGCTTCATATGCATCATCATCCAACTTTGTGCAGTTATGGAATCCAAACCATGCATGATATTTTCTGGGTGGTTCACTGGTTAGACTTGAGACTGCCTCCAAAGATTTGCAGTTTACTACATTAGAGTATATAATAGATGGGGGAAGTGGAGGAACATATTGAAGCATTTCACAATCAACGATCAGAAGCTTTATGAGCTGTTGAAGATTCTTAATGCTTTTTGGCAAACTTGTAATGACATGACAACTTTCCACGTGTAATAGTTGTAATGATTGTAAGACATGAATGTTGTCTGGGAGTTTAGACAACCTCTTACATTTGTATAAAGTTAATTCCTTGACAGACAAAAAGGCAGGGGTGGGCAATATTCTACTTAAGATGATGCATGTGTCATCTTCATGTTTTATTGGATCCGTGAGTGCAATTCTGGAGGTAAATTTTTTAGGAAGTTTCTGAAGGGAGTAACTGATGTTAAAACCGAACCACTCAAGATTTTTGAGATGCATAATAGTGGATGGCACTTCACTCAAAGCCGTTGATGGTAAATATAACTTGAGTTTGGAATGATGAGTCATAATGGGGATTGAGAACTCTTCCAAATTGGAGCAACCATTGGCCCACAAGCCCCACAGAGAGGGTGAACAATAGTCACTGCAAAGCCTCTTTAGCGATGTGCAATAGTTCACATATAGTTCTTCAATCTTGGGGAGAGAGAAAATAGATGGATGAACATCTTGCAAGCTTTCACAGCCAACGAGTATTATTAATTTGAGATTCGTGGCACCTGCTAAATTTGGGCACTCTATCAAGCGTTTGCAGCCATGGAGGTCAATAAACTCCAAACTTGGTAGATTCTGGCATTCCCAACAAACATGTTAATACATGTACATGGCTAGTTTATTGTCTAATGCGTTACTTTCTCACTTATTGTAATTGGGGAATGCTAGGAAAACAATGATCATCTTGAACAACATGACACTACACTCTAATTTAAtgctattaattaaatttacttttttaatcctattaattcacattgtttacacattgttcaaaaaaattgttggttacctatacttttccattgtaattttataaattattatacaTCTAATATCAAATATTAAATGACAATAAGTTTTTCATATTTTTAGAATAATTAACTATATTTTTTGaacaatttttttcttctcttattCTTACACGTATATAAAAAAGTGTTTCCAGCTAATCAATACAactaaatatttttagaatagatataaaatacatttaaaatttaattttattaaaaacatATTGAGCATATGAACTTTTTTAGTTGTCCAttacaatattaaaataatacataATTTATTCGAATCTTGGAATATGGAACTTGATTTGATTAGTATTTAGTATATATATTGTTGGTCAATTCAAATTAAACATCATCTATATACAATTCATAGGAGTGAAAAATCTGTTTGGGCGGAAATTTTTCGAAAATGAAAACCCTTTGATGTGGTTGATTATTACTTTCATCCTTTCTTTTTGATGAAGAAAGCATTGCATGATGACATATAGTAAATTAATATGATgtagcaaaacaagaaaatgttaAATGACAAGAAACTATTTATAATCAATTATGTtct from Arachis ipaensis cultivar K30076 chromosome B09, Araip1.1, whole genome shotgun sequence includes these protein-coding regions:
- the LOC107614869 gene encoding TMV resistance protein N-like isoform X2 — translated: MLWLSFARDDEAKLISDIVKAILPHCLKNKCFIDGLKRPFICNTNYTRVESLMRLKMEKVLVIGIWGMGGIGKSTIAQALFNNYSSQYEGSCFLSNSRELGKPCLSDICSRLLSQLLNQDLHNTNIGVLDSRTQSKLKKKRALIVLDDVVDSPIATDLVPGLRTCLCSGSIVILTTRDRSVLTSGGVEQIHEIKQMSNGDSYKLFSHYAFSDPHPKAEYGEVTARVIDYAKGIPLALKILGSFLRGKSVGEWDSALKKLRKYPNADIQKVLRLSYNALDDVEKSILLDVACFFHGHKMEEITRILNSCDFFADIGIKSLLDKSLISIYSNGDYKYIQMHSLIQEMCWKIIHEEYSKNGGQQTRLWNTEEVCNIFQDERDIHGVESMIVDMNQITIDPCIIIIALRKMAKLRLLALRGNVNIDLERNRVLLENFQLPNDLRYIEWNKCPLKFVPSICWPQKLVQLSMRDSNVQKLWDTVQNLPSLEFIDLHGCKRLIECPNLAGATNLKLIILVGCESLQDVHPSIFSLPKIEELYVNYCTSLKRLCSDYCSPSLWGLWANGCSNLEEFSIPIMTHHSKLKLYLPSTALSEVPSTIMHLKNLEWFGFNISYSLQKLPKKFTSRIALTDPIKHEDDTCIILSRILPTPAFLSVKELTLYKCKRLSKLPDNIHVLQSLQLLHVESCHVITSLPKSIKNLQQLIKLLIVDCEMLQYVPPLPPSIIYSNVVNCKSLEAVSSLTSEPPRKYHAWFGFHNCTKLDDDAYEAVLKDLKSRIEPVANNDGYPHRFFYYLPRKESIINEWFPDYYSREASIIVEVAPDHKISSCLVGCILISQYQYCNLSEKEVIFGWECYLGKGCNKWEWIATSATRTLLTGFYPVNKIPFEMVSDHKVVWYDGEGCNKITEAIKERKKGTTCNPFLQFKFFAQTRDNNEEVVIKGCGIRWMHVHVNHQGEISPDATHDVESQRTENQRKSGFTSWFQRLLCYKANTEEEI